A genomic segment from Sparus aurata chromosome 20, fSpaAur1.1, whole genome shotgun sequence encodes:
- the slc16a3b gene encoding monocarboxylate transporter 4 yields MGGAVVDDGPPGVKAPDGGWGWAVLAGCFVITGFSYAFPKAVSVFFKELIREFDVGYSDTAWISSILLAMLYGTGPLCSVLVNRFGCRPVMMVGGLFASLGMILASFATSIIHIYLCAGVITGLGLALNFQPSLIMLNRYFSLKRPLANGLAAAGSPVALCCLSPLGQVLQYHYGWRGGFLILGGMLLNCCACGALMRPLISKKAEELEESAPPAATEETPKKKLLDFSVFKDRGFLIYTTAASIMVLGLFVPPVFVVSYAKNLQYEDTKSALLLTILGFVDMFARPLSGLIAGMKCVRPRCVYLFAFAILFNGCTDLIGSQATDYSGLVVFCIFFGMSYGMVGALQFEVLMAIVGTEKFSSAIGLVLLMEAIAVLLGPPGAGRLLDATHQYMYVFLLAGCEVTLSAVVISMGNFFCIRKKQEEPDVNVEMAATASEMERLNHGDEGQEADKGEMPRGKENGTVDAVAPGEVMMIKEMGEEGGDENKML; encoded by the exons ATGGGAGGAGCGGTGGTGGACGACGGGCCTCCTGGTGTGAAGGCGCCAGACGGCGGTTGGGGTTGGGCAGTGTTGGCCGGCTGCTTCGTCATCACCGGCTTTTCCTACGCCTTCCCCAAGGCCGTCAGCGTCTTCTTCAAGGAACTGATTCGCGAGTTTGATGTCGGCTACAGTGACACCGCCTGGATCTCATCAATTCTGCTTGCAATGCTTTATGGCACAG GCCCTCTGTGCAGTGTACTGGTAAACAGGTTTGGCTGCCGACCGGTGATGATGGTTGGAGGGCTCTTCGCCTCGCTGGGAATGATTTTGGCCTCCTTTGCCACCAGCATTATACACATCTACCTATGCGCTGGAGTTATTACAG GTCTGGGCCTGGCGTTGAACTTTCAGCCATCTCTGATTATGCTGAATCGCTACTTCAGTCTGAAACGTCCCCTAGCCAACGGCCTGGCTGCAGCAGGCAGCCCTGTGGCACTGTGCTGCCTCTCTCCACTGGGACAGGTTCTCCAGTACCATTACGGCTGGAGGGGGGGGTTCCTCATCCTGGGAGGGATGCTGCTCAACTGCTGTGCCTGTGGTGCCCTCATGAGGCCCTTGATCTCCAAGAAGGCCGAGGAGCTGGAAGAGAGCGCCCCTCCAGCTGCAACAGAGGAGACTCCGAAGAAGAAACTGTTGGATTTCAGCGTGTTCAAGGACAGAGGCTTTCTCATCTATACCACTGCAGCATCTATCATGGTGCTGGGCTTGTTTGTGCCCCCTGTTTTTGTGGTCAGCTATGCTAAAAACCTCCAATATGAGGACACTAAATCGGCATTGCTGCTCACCATCTTGGGATTCGTCGATATGTTCGCTCGGCCGTTGTCGGGGCTCATAGCAGGAATGAAGTGTGTACGGCCCAGATGTGTCTACCTATTCGCCTTTGCTATTCTCTTCAATGGGTGCACCGACCTCATAGGATCACAG GCGACTGACTATTCGGGTTTGGTGGTCTTCTGCATCTTCTTTGGTATGTCCTACGGCATGGTGGGAGCGCTGCAGTTCGAGGTCCTCATGGCCATCGTAGGGACAGAGAAGTTCTCCAGCGCCATCGGCCTCGTGCTGCTGATGGAGGCCATTGCCGTTCTACTGGGACCTCCCGGAGCAG GTCGCCTACTGGATGCCACCCATCAGTACATGTACGTCTTCCTGTTGGCTGGCTGTGAGGTCACCCTGTCGGCTGTTGTCATCAGCATGGGGAACTTCTTTTGCATTAGAAAGAAACAAGAAGAACCAGATGTCAACGTGGAGATGGCTGCGACCGCTTCAGAGATGGAGAGGCTGAACCATGGTGACGAAGGCCAGGAAGCTGACAAAGGCGAAATGCCGAGAGGAAAAGAGAATGGGACAGTTGATGCTGTGGCCCCAGGGGAGGTGATGATGATAAAGGAGATGGGGGAGGAGGGCGGagatgaaaacaagatgttgtGA